A window of Clavibacter michiganensis contains these coding sequences:
- a CDS encoding sulfite exporter TauE/SafE family protein codes for MSALVLAAVFVGAVAQRVTGLGFALVVSPVLVILLGPFDGVLIVNLCGALSAAIILAGVRRDVEWRRYLFLAIPALVGIVPGALLAYLLPDEALEIGIGLLLIAALTTSLVLRRTARAIDGPGVMAGFGFASGVMNAAAGIGGPSLSVYAVVSRWEQRAFAATLQPFFVTVGASSLLTKLLIAPERWPDLGTAAWVGIIVTMLAGIGAGTLLGPRIPTRAARAAVVVLAFGGAVSAIVKGISGLA; via the coding sequence GTGTCCGCCCTCGTCCTCGCCGCCGTCTTCGTGGGCGCCGTGGCCCAGCGCGTCACCGGCCTCGGCTTCGCGCTCGTCGTCTCGCCCGTGCTCGTGATCCTGCTCGGTCCCTTCGACGGCGTGCTCATCGTGAACCTGTGCGGCGCGCTGTCGGCGGCGATCATCCTGGCGGGGGTCCGGCGGGACGTGGAGTGGCGGCGCTACCTATTCCTCGCGATCCCCGCGCTCGTGGGGATCGTGCCCGGCGCCCTCCTCGCGTACCTGCTGCCGGACGAGGCGCTGGAGATCGGGATCGGCCTGCTGCTCATCGCGGCCCTCACCACCTCCCTCGTGCTCCGGCGCACCGCGCGCGCGATCGACGGTCCGGGCGTCATGGCGGGCTTCGGCTTCGCATCGGGCGTCATGAACGCGGCGGCCGGCATCGGCGGGCCGAGCCTGAGCGTCTACGCGGTCGTCAGCCGCTGGGAGCAGCGGGCGTTCGCGGCGACGCTGCAGCCGTTCTTCGTCACCGTCGGGGCCTCGTCCCTGCTCACGAAGCTGCTCATCGCGCCGGAGCGCTGGCCGGACCTGGGGACGGCGGCGTGGGTGGGCATCATCGTGACGATGCTCGCGGGGATCGGCGCGGGCACGCTCCTCGGCCCCCGGATCCCGACGCGCGCCGCCCGCGCGGCCGTCGTGGTGCTGGCGTTCGGCGGCGCGGTCTCGGCGATCGTCAAGGGGATCAGCGGTCTGGCCTGA
- a CDS encoding SIP domain-containing protein yields the protein MAGATRSRTRKDVKRQVLLVTDETGLAATQTALAALPLCTRGSVFVEVPDASAEVALAHPPRMVVTVIAREGRGIDGAPAAPMTAVARAVGAWASEMMVFAAPISDEHPVTEVSVLLGGHVGGHDDLLHLLATR from the coding sequence ATGGCCGGAGCCACCCGCTCGCGCACGCGCAAGGACGTGAAGCGCCAGGTGCTGCTCGTCACCGACGAGACCGGCCTCGCCGCGACGCAGACCGCGCTCGCCGCGCTGCCCCTGTGCACGCGCGGCAGCGTGTTCGTCGAGGTGCCCGACGCGTCCGCCGAGGTCGCGCTCGCGCACCCGCCGCGCATGGTCGTCACCGTGATCGCGCGCGAGGGCCGCGGGATCGACGGCGCACCCGCGGCGCCCATGACCGCGGTCGCCCGGGCGGTCGGCGCGTGGGCCAGCGAGATGATGGTGTTCGCCGCGCCCATCTCCGACGAGCACCCGGTCACCGAGGTCAGCGTGCTGCTCGGCGGTCACGTCGGCGGCCACGACGACCTGCTGCACCTGCTCGCGACGCGCTGA
- a CDS encoding siderophore-interacting protein: MLTSTATLAAGTAPVEDAVEEQPAVERPAYRPFAARVARTERISPTFLRITFQSDDLRDFGDECLDQRIKLLLPVAEHGLPDLTGVGGDDWFAWWRALPDAERNPLRTYTSRAVRRDLGEVDVDFALHGDMGPASRWAGSARVGDEMVLIGPDALSPARGLGIEWHPGAARSLLLAGDETAAPAICNILSSLPDDAVGCAFIEVPVTGDRLDVRVPKGVNLTWLPRDGRPNGSRLEEAVRHWVDCHVKVGAIAAPEVALADDAQPLAEDDAEGIVWDAPVVHEGSTLYAWLAGESGCIKAMRRFLVRDTGIDRRQVAFMGYWRAGAAEGS; this comes from the coding sequence GTGCTTACCTCCACCGCGACCCTCGCCGCCGGCACCGCTCCCGTCGAGGACGCGGTCGAGGAGCAACCCGCGGTCGAGCGCCCCGCCTACCGGCCGTTCGCGGCGCGTGTGGCCCGCACCGAGCGCATCAGCCCGACGTTCCTCCGGATCACGTTCCAGAGCGACGACCTCCGCGACTTCGGCGACGAGTGCCTCGACCAGCGCATCAAGCTGCTGCTGCCGGTCGCCGAGCACGGGCTGCCCGACCTCACCGGGGTGGGCGGCGACGACTGGTTCGCCTGGTGGCGCGCCCTGCCCGACGCGGAGCGCAACCCGCTCCGCACCTACACGTCCCGCGCCGTCCGCCGCGACCTCGGCGAGGTCGACGTCGACTTCGCGCTGCACGGCGACATGGGCCCCGCCTCCCGCTGGGCGGGCTCCGCGCGGGTCGGCGACGAGATGGTCCTCATCGGCCCCGACGCCCTGAGCCCCGCGCGCGGCCTCGGCATCGAGTGGCATCCCGGAGCCGCGCGCTCGCTGCTCCTCGCGGGCGACGAGACGGCCGCGCCCGCCATCTGCAACATCCTCTCCTCCCTCCCCGACGACGCCGTGGGTTGCGCCTTCATCGAGGTGCCCGTCACGGGGGACCGCCTCGACGTGCGCGTGCCGAAGGGCGTGAACCTCACCTGGCTCCCGCGCGACGGCCGCCCGAACGGATCCCGCCTCGAGGAGGCCGTGCGCCACTGGGTCGACTGCCACGTGAAGGTCGGCGCCATCGCCGCCCCCGAGGTCGCGCTCGCCGACGACGCGCAGCCGCTCGCGGAGGACGACGCCGAGGGCATCGTGTGGGACGCGCCGGTCGTCCACGAGGGCTCCACGCTCTACGCGTGGCTCGCGGGCGAGTCCGGCTGCATCAAGGCGATGCGCCGCTTCCTGGTGCGCGACACCGGGATCGATCGCCGGCAGGTCGCCTTCATGGGCTACTGGCGCGCCGGCGCGGCCGAGGGATCCTGA
- a CDS encoding bifunctional metallophosphatase/5'-nucleotidase → MRSAPTRRPSGAARSGALALVAGLSATALLGLGATPASAAEGDVAIDVYSINDFHGRLETTSSTAGAAVISGAFQQAKAENPNSTLISAGDNIGASTFTSLSQQDEPTIDALNAMGVSVSTLGNHEFDQGRDDVDGRVVPASDFPYISANLYEKGTKEHAYAAYDVQDIDGVRVAFVGATTEALPELVSPAGIATLDVGSVVDASTATARALRDGDDANGEADVVVLVVHEGASTSDESSLTDDSVFGRIVTGVQADVDAVISGHTHLGYDYELPVAGKALPLPVLQTGSYGTNLGHLSLTVDPATKALTSISSELVPLLTADGKPAFPADPAVQRIVDAAVAKAEVIGSRTVGEITGDITRARQADGSENRGGESTIGNLVADAQLWATQADLGTEIAFMNPGGIRQDLTVASSGAGDAEGEVTYKEAAIVQPFANTLTTAKITGAGVKAVLEQQWQPEGSSRPFLKLGLSRDLTYTYDPTAARGERITGVFFQGEPVDPARVFTMVANSFLAEGGDNFTELANSTEQSDSGRVDLTAFVDYITEFSPVEPDSATRSIGIVDTTGAAPAAGQERSYELSSLLVSNAPVQDTEVVTLIDGEEVARTPIDAAVVDTTDEQGRASVRFTVPAGLTAGAHQLAFLLPSTGASVLYALDTSAGSVVPSGTGTVPAPSSEPTLAATGSESGPVLGTSLAALALGLALVAFRRRAAAAARR, encoded by the coding sequence ATGCGCTCAGCTCCCACCCGCCGCCCGTCCGGAGCCGCGCGCTCCGGCGCCCTCGCCCTCGTGGCGGGTCTCTCCGCCACGGCGCTCCTCGGCCTCGGCGCCACGCCCGCCTCCGCCGCGGAGGGCGACGTCGCCATCGACGTCTACTCCATCAACGACTTCCACGGCCGGCTCGAGACCACCTCGTCCACCGCCGGCGCCGCCGTGATCTCGGGCGCGTTCCAGCAGGCGAAGGCCGAGAACCCGAACAGCACGCTCATCAGCGCGGGCGACAACATCGGCGCATCGACCTTCACATCGCTGTCCCAGCAGGACGAGCCAACCATCGACGCGCTCAACGCCATGGGCGTCTCCGTCTCCACCCTCGGCAACCACGAGTTCGACCAGGGCCGCGACGACGTCGACGGCCGCGTCGTCCCCGCCTCCGACTTCCCCTACATCTCGGCGAACCTCTACGAGAAGGGCACGAAGGAGCACGCGTACGCGGCGTACGACGTGCAGGACATCGACGGCGTGCGCGTCGCGTTCGTCGGCGCGACCACCGAGGCGCTGCCCGAGCTCGTGAGCCCGGCCGGGATCGCGACGCTCGACGTCGGCAGCGTCGTCGACGCCTCCACCGCCACCGCCCGCGCGCTCCGCGACGGCGACGACGCGAACGGCGAGGCAGACGTCGTCGTGCTCGTCGTGCACGAGGGCGCGTCCACCTCCGACGAGTCCTCCCTCACCGACGACTCGGTCTTCGGCCGCATCGTGACGGGCGTGCAGGCCGACGTCGACGCCGTGATCTCCGGCCACACCCACCTCGGCTACGACTACGAGCTGCCGGTCGCGGGCAAGGCGCTGCCGCTCCCCGTGCTGCAGACCGGGAGCTACGGCACGAACCTCGGCCACCTGTCGCTCACGGTGGATCCCGCCACCAAGGCGCTCACCTCCATCTCCAGCGAGCTCGTGCCGCTGCTCACCGCGGACGGGAAGCCGGCGTTCCCGGCGGATCCCGCCGTGCAGCGCATCGTGGACGCCGCGGTCGCGAAGGCCGAGGTCATCGGCAGCCGCACGGTCGGCGAGATCACGGGCGACATCACGCGCGCCCGCCAGGCGGACGGCTCCGAGAACCGCGGCGGCGAGTCCACGATCGGCAACCTCGTCGCCGACGCGCAGCTGTGGGCGACGCAGGCGGACCTCGGCACCGAGATCGCCTTCATGAACCCCGGCGGCATCCGCCAGGACCTCACCGTCGCGTCCTCGGGAGCCGGCGACGCGGAGGGCGAGGTGACCTACAAGGAGGCCGCCATCGTGCAGCCGTTCGCCAACACGCTCACGACGGCGAAGATCACGGGCGCGGGCGTGAAGGCCGTGCTCGAGCAGCAGTGGCAGCCCGAGGGGTCCTCGCGGCCGTTCCTCAAGCTCGGCCTGTCGCGCGACCTCACCTACACATACGACCCGACGGCCGCGCGCGGCGAGCGGATCACGGGCGTGTTCTTCCAGGGCGAGCCGGTGGATCCCGCGCGCGTCTTCACGATGGTCGCGAACAGCTTCCTCGCGGAGGGCGGCGACAACTTCACGGAGCTCGCGAACTCGACCGAGCAGAGCGACTCCGGCCGCGTCGACCTCACCGCGTTCGTCGACTACATCACCGAGTTCTCTCCCGTCGAGCCCGACTCGGCGACGCGCTCCATCGGGATCGTCGACACCACGGGCGCGGCTCCCGCCGCCGGGCAGGAGCGCTCCTACGAGCTCTCCTCGCTGCTCGTCTCGAACGCGCCCGTGCAGGACACCGAGGTCGTGACGCTCATCGACGGCGAGGAGGTCGCGCGCACGCCGATCGACGCCGCGGTCGTCGACACGACCGACGAGCAGGGCCGCGCGAGCGTCCGGTTCACGGTGCCGGCCGGCCTCACGGCGGGAGCGCACCAGCTCGCGTTCCTGCTGCCGAGCACGGGTGCCTCGGTGCTCTACGCGCTCGACACGTCGGCGGGATCCGTCGTCCCGTCCGGCACGGGCACGGTGCCCGCGCCGAGCTCCGAGCCGACGCTCGCGGCGACCGGATCCGAGTCCGGACCCGTGCTCGGCACCTCCCTCGCCGCGCTCGCCCTGGGCCTCGCGCTCGTCGCGTTCCGCCGTCGGGCGGCGGCGGCCGCGCGCCGCTGA
- a CDS encoding Fe-S oxidoreductase gives MIRAGLGTAAGAVRGVLLDSPVSRAGSGVATGIALVIGLPLSTGEVQRHGDLIVLTGLPSWVFGRGGTCVGRVYLTRDNDGLAVLEHEAVHVTQWRRYGLLMPLLYWWAGRDPLRNRFEIEAGLEKGGYR, from the coding sequence GTGATCCGCGCGGGGCTCGGCACGGCGGCGGGCGCCGTCCGCGGCGTCCTGCTGGACTCCCCCGTCTCGCGCGCGGGCAGCGGCGTCGCGACGGGCATCGCGCTCGTCATCGGCCTCCCGCTCAGCACGGGCGAGGTGCAGCGTCACGGCGACCTCATCGTCCTCACCGGCCTGCCGTCCTGGGTCTTCGGGCGCGGCGGCACCTGCGTCGGCCGCGTCTACCTCACGCGCGACAACGACGGACTCGCGGTGCTCGAGCACGAGGCCGTGCACGTCACGCAGTGGCGCCGGTACGGGCTGCTGATGCCGCTGCTCTACTGGTGGGCGGGGCGGGATCCGCTGCGCAACCGCTTCGAGATCGAGGCGGGCCTCGAGAAGGGCGGCTACCGGTGA
- a CDS encoding LuxR C-terminal-related transcriptional regulator, whose product MPSRTHPVDPSARPAAASADAVALLDGLHDALAAPLQEVAEALSGLLQPVVAHRALVIFTEDCTGRPRKKAGEAEVVENVTIAELDRILASLADGSGDRRDADAAGAWAVEHPVGGRPRTVAAWRADSGALLVLVDPVAAHDDVPAARELVRALWRSVAHGIRQQVAAAPPAYLAEARAVSSERARVVSELGDAHATTLESLLAVLRSSRTGDAAARQTAADLATNAMVELRAASDRDRSLGEEPVARAFARLRDDLRPLVRFRDLDVQFVEPPVDGRALPGEVAHAGRAIVRGAVLALVEQPDVTRVRIQWDCDGSNLLVGIRDDGAGATTADLDALRRLTDRVAALDGALDVTATPGWGSEIAVRLPLDAPAAGLDAAGEAGLSAREREVLALVAGGSRNRAIATALGISENTVKFHVANLLRKMGASTRAELAGLVRG is encoded by the coding sequence ATGCCATCCCGGACCCACCCCGTCGATCCCTCCGCCCGCCCTGCCGCCGCATCCGCCGACGCCGTCGCGCTCCTCGACGGGCTGCACGACGCGCTCGCCGCCCCGCTGCAGGAGGTCGCGGAGGCGCTGTCCGGGCTGCTGCAGCCGGTGGTCGCGCACCGCGCCCTCGTGATATTCACCGAGGACTGCACCGGCCGCCCCCGCAAGAAGGCCGGCGAGGCGGAGGTGGTGGAGAACGTGACCATCGCCGAGCTCGACCGGATCCTCGCGAGCCTCGCCGACGGATCCGGGGACCGCCGCGACGCCGACGCGGCCGGGGCCTGGGCCGTCGAGCACCCCGTCGGCGGCCGGCCGCGCACGGTCGCCGCCTGGCGTGCCGACAGCGGCGCGCTCCTCGTCCTCGTGGATCCCGTGGCCGCGCATGACGACGTGCCCGCCGCCCGCGAGCTGGTGCGGGCGCTGTGGCGGAGCGTCGCCCACGGGATCCGGCAGCAGGTCGCCGCCGCGCCGCCCGCGTACCTCGCCGAGGCGCGCGCCGTCTCCTCGGAGCGCGCCCGCGTCGTGTCCGAGCTGGGCGACGCGCACGCCACGACCCTCGAGTCGCTGCTCGCGGTGCTCCGCTCCTCCCGCACGGGCGACGCGGCCGCCCGGCAGACCGCGGCCGACCTCGCCACGAACGCCATGGTCGAGCTGCGGGCCGCGAGCGACCGCGACCGCTCCCTCGGGGAGGAGCCCGTCGCGCGCGCCTTCGCCCGCCTCCGCGACGACCTCCGCCCGCTCGTCCGCTTCCGCGACCTCGACGTGCAGTTCGTCGAGCCGCCCGTGGACGGGCGCGCGCTCCCGGGCGAGGTCGCGCACGCGGGACGGGCGATCGTCCGCGGCGCCGTGCTCGCGCTCGTCGAGCAGCCGGACGTGACGCGCGTGCGGATCCAGTGGGACTGCGACGGCAGCAACCTCCTCGTCGGGATCCGCGACGACGGCGCGGGGGCCACCACCGCCGACCTCGACGCGCTCCGCCGCCTCACCGACCGCGTCGCCGCGCTCGACGGCGCGCTCGACGTGACGGCGACGCCCGGCTGGGGATCCGAGATCGCCGTGCGCCTGCCGCTCGACGCGCCCGCCGCCGGCCTCGACGCCGCCGGGGAGGCCGGGCTCAGCGCGCGGGAGCGGGAGGTGCTCGCGCTCGTGGCCGGCGGATCCCGCAACCGCGCCATCGCGACGGCCCTCGGGATCAGCGAGAACACGGTGAAGTTCCACGTCGCGAACCTGCTGCGGAAGATGGGCGCGTCCACCCGCGCGGAGCTCGCGGGGCTCGTGCGGGGCTGA
- a CDS encoding amidase, protein MFELHHLSAQDLWDQLQRGEVTPTELVTHYLERIERLDPGLGAFTTVTADLALERARFVERKVPRTAPLWGLPFGDKDLSERQGVRTTFGSRLFRDHVSDRTDAIPQALDDAGGISLGKTSAPEFGLPSYTESLVAPPARTPWDTTRGAGGSSGGAAVAVAAGLLPFAPGSDGGGSVRIPAAATGLVGLKPSRGLVPAGSGQESLAGLVVPGPLARSVADAAMLLDAMIGRVNGRIPHPFTLRAPEDPDGDLLGAAVRGEGRFQIGVMTTTPWDDAYEIVRDPSADDALALAVRELATMGHGLEDLALRPDPTYAPAFRTIWQAGAAGIPAEGEQLDLLEPLTRWLVERGRELSARDLARALAQLAAYERSVIAQFAHVDAVLTPALAQEPRPVGWYDAEDGERNFAQQVAYTPYTSFANVTGLPAITLPVHLTDDGLPMGVQLIGRPGGEATLLAIGRQLERRLHWQRRHPPQW, encoded by the coding sequence GTGTTCGAACTCCACCACCTCAGCGCCCAGGACCTGTGGGACCAGCTCCAGCGCGGCGAGGTCACCCCGACCGAGCTCGTGACCCACTACCTCGAGCGCATCGAGCGGCTGGATCCGGGCCTCGGCGCCTTCACGACCGTCACCGCCGACCTGGCCCTCGAACGCGCGCGGTTCGTCGAGCGCAAGGTGCCGCGCACCGCACCGCTCTGGGGCCTGCCGTTCGGCGACAAGGACCTCTCCGAGCGCCAGGGCGTCCGCACCACCTTCGGCTCGCGCCTCTTCCGCGACCACGTGTCCGACCGCACCGACGCGATCCCGCAGGCGCTCGACGACGCGGGCGGCATCAGCCTCGGCAAGACGAGCGCGCCCGAGTTCGGCCTGCCGTCGTACACCGAGAGCCTCGTCGCGCCACCCGCCCGGACACCCTGGGACACCACGCGCGGCGCCGGCGGATCCAGCGGGGGAGCGGCCGTCGCGGTCGCGGCGGGCCTCCTGCCCTTCGCGCCGGGATCCGACGGCGGCGGCTCGGTCCGCATCCCCGCGGCCGCGACCGGCCTCGTCGGCCTCAAGCCGTCGCGGGGTCTCGTGCCCGCGGGATCCGGCCAGGAGTCGCTGGCCGGCCTCGTCGTCCCCGGCCCGCTCGCGCGCAGCGTCGCGGACGCCGCCATGCTGCTCGACGCGATGATCGGCCGGGTCAACGGCCGCATCCCGCACCCGTTCACGCTGCGCGCGCCCGAGGACCCGGACGGCGACCTGCTCGGCGCGGCCGTCCGCGGCGAGGGCCGCTTCCAGATCGGCGTGATGACCACGACGCCGTGGGACGACGCCTACGAGATCGTCCGCGACCCCTCCGCCGACGACGCCCTCGCGCTCGCCGTGCGCGAGCTGGCGACCATGGGCCACGGCCTCGAGGACCTCGCGCTCCGGCCGGATCCCACCTACGCGCCCGCCTTCCGCACCATCTGGCAGGCCGGCGCCGCGGGGATCCCGGCCGAGGGGGAGCAGCTCGACCTCCTCGAGCCGCTCACGCGCTGGCTCGTCGAGCGCGGCCGCGAGCTCAGCGCGCGTGACCTCGCCCGCGCGCTCGCGCAGCTCGCCGCCTACGAGCGCAGCGTCATCGCGCAGTTCGCCCACGTCGACGCCGTGCTCACCCCCGCGCTCGCGCAGGAGCCGCGCCCGGTCGGCTGGTACGACGCCGAGGACGGCGAGCGGAACTTCGCGCAGCAGGTCGCGTACACGCCGTACACGTCGTTCGCGAACGTGACGGGCCTGCCCGCGATCACGCTGCCCGTGCACCTCACCGACGACGGCCTGCCCATGGGCGTGCAGCTCATCGGGCGGCCGGGCGGCGAGGCCACGCTCCTCGCGATCGGCCGGCAGCTCGAGCGGCGGCTGCACTGGCAGCGGCGGCACCCGCCGCAGTGGTGA
- the hxlB gene encoding 6-phospho-3-hexuloisomerase: MTNTTHPRPSGDSPVDVAAAMTLISDENARVARALTDPDLAARLDEAARVIRDGRRVFALGAGRSGLALRMTAMRFMHLGLDAHVVGEATSPAIEDGDVLLVASGSGTTASIVSAAETAHEVGARIVALTTADDSPLADLADVTVLIPAAAKQDHGGTVSAQYAGGLFELSVALVGDAVFHALWQASGLTADELWPRHANLE, from the coding sequence GTGACGAACACGACGCACCCCCGGCCGTCCGGCGACTCCCCCGTCGACGTCGCCGCCGCGATGACCCTGATCTCCGACGAGAACGCCCGCGTCGCCCGCGCGCTCACCGACCCGGACCTCGCCGCGCGCCTCGACGAGGCCGCCCGTGTGATCCGCGACGGCCGCCGCGTCTTCGCCCTCGGCGCCGGCCGCTCGGGCCTCGCGCTCCGCATGACCGCCATGCGGTTCATGCACCTGGGGCTCGACGCGCACGTCGTCGGCGAGGCCACCTCGCCCGCGATCGAGGACGGCGACGTCCTCCTGGTCGCGAGCGGATCGGGGACCACCGCCAGCATCGTCAGCGCCGCGGAGACGGCGCACGAGGTCGGCGCGCGGATCGTCGCGCTCACGACGGCCGACGACTCGCCGCTCGCCGACCTCGCGGACGTGACCGTGCTGATCCCCGCGGCCGCCAAGCAGGACCACGGCGGCACGGTCTCGGCGCAGTACGCGGGCGGGCTCTTCGAGCTCAGCGTCGCGCTCGTCGGCGACGCCGTGTTCCACGCGCTGTGGCAGGCGTCCGGCCTCACGGCCGACGAGCTTTGGCCGCGTCACGCCAACCTCGAGTGA
- a CDS encoding SDR family NAD(P)-dependent oxidoreductase, translating into MTGPLDGRTVVITGASSGIGRIAARELHDRGADVVVVGRDPERTRGIAAELGARHVLADMDRLDEVRALGATLLETCPRIHVLALNAGSLVPRRAMTVDGHETTFQRNVLAPFLLTRLLLPRLEETQDALRADESPVRVIGTASRANLWGRVRLDDLDWRKRPWLGGWQAYGTSKAMMILMMRTLAERIGARGLEACSFHPGLVRTSFGSDSTVMKALLALSMGAYGISAEAGAVPLVQLASVPDLGAPSGTYFDQLTPDGKTTAQAADRQLGRDLWAALDLAAGTDEPVRR; encoded by the coding sequence GTGACCGGCCCGCTCGACGGCCGCACGGTCGTCATCACGGGCGCGAGCTCCGGCATCGGCCGCATCGCCGCCCGCGAGCTGCACGACCGCGGCGCCGACGTGGTCGTGGTGGGTCGCGATCCGGAGCGCACGCGCGGCATCGCCGCCGAGCTGGGCGCGCGGCACGTCCTCGCCGACATGGACCGGCTCGACGAGGTGCGCGCGCTGGGGGCGACCCTCCTGGAGACGTGCCCGCGGATCCACGTGCTCGCCCTCAACGCCGGCAGCCTCGTGCCGCGGCGCGCCATGACGGTCGACGGCCACGAGACGACGTTCCAGCGCAACGTCCTCGCGCCGTTCCTCCTGACGCGCCTGCTGCTGCCGCGCCTCGAGGAGACGCAGGACGCGCTCCGCGCCGACGAGAGCCCGGTGCGCGTCATCGGCACCGCGAGCCGCGCGAACCTCTGGGGCCGCGTGCGGCTCGACGACCTCGACTGGCGGAAGCGTCCCTGGCTCGGCGGCTGGCAGGCCTACGGCACGTCGAAGGCGATGATGATCCTGATGATGCGCACGCTCGCGGAGCGCATCGGAGCCCGCGGACTCGAGGCGTGCTCGTTCCACCCGGGGCTCGTGCGCACGTCGTTCGGATCCGACAGCACCGTGATGAAGGCGCTGCTCGCTCTGTCGATGGGCGCCTACGGCATCTCCGCGGAGGCGGGCGCCGTGCCGCTCGTGCAGCTCGCGTCGGTGCCCGACCTGGGCGCGCCGAGCGGGACGTACTTCGACCAGCTCACGCCCGACGGGAAGACGACCGCGCAGGCCGCGGACCGGCAGCTCGGGAGGGACCTGTGGGCCGCCCTGGACCTGGCGGCGGGGACCGACGAGCCCGTCCGGCGCTGA
- the hxlA gene encoding 3-hexulose-6-phosphate synthase has product MKLQVAMDVLTTKDALELAGKAAPHVDIIELGTPLIKAEGLSAITAIKEAHPDKIVFADLKTMDAGELEADIAFSAGADLVTVLGVAGDSTIAGAVKAAKKHGKGIVVDLIGVPDKAKRAKEVTELGAEFVEMHAGLDEQAEDGYTFGDLLEAGKASGVAFSVAGGVKPGTIGDVQDAGAVVAVAGGAIYSADDPAAAAAELRAAIR; this is encoded by the coding sequence ATGAAGCTCCAGGTAGCCATGGACGTGCTCACGACCAAGGACGCGCTCGAGCTGGCCGGCAAGGCCGCGCCGCACGTCGACATCATCGAGCTGGGCACGCCGCTCATCAAGGCCGAGGGCCTCTCCGCGATCACCGCGATCAAGGAGGCGCACCCCGACAAGATCGTCTTCGCCGACCTGAAGACGATGGACGCCGGCGAGCTCGAGGCCGACATCGCGTTCTCCGCGGGCGCCGACCTCGTCACCGTCCTCGGCGTCGCGGGCGACAGCACCATCGCGGGCGCCGTCAAGGCCGCGAAGAAGCACGGCAAGGGCATCGTCGTCGACCTCATCGGCGTCCCGGACAAGGCGAAGCGCGCGAAGGAGGTCACCGAGCTCGGTGCCGAGTTCGTGGAGATGCACGCGGGCCTCGACGAGCAGGCGGAGGACGGCTACACGTTCGGCGACCTGCTGGAGGCCGGCAAGGCATCCGGCGTCGCGTTCTCCGTCGCGGGCGGCGTGAAGCCCGGCACCATCGGCGACGTGCAGGACGCGGGCGCCGTCGTCGCCGTCGCGGGCGGCGCGATCTACTCGGCCGACGACCCGGCCGCGGCCGCCGCCGAGCTGCGGGCTGCGATCCGCTGA
- a CDS encoding type II CAAX endopeptidase family protein, with translation MSAQEPTTPDLPPATGIPIAPPVVPGAPPAAGGAGAPGATPGAFPPELPPLPERPPVPYHHGLRDTGGPWRGILALVLFGVAFLVLSLVFGGAAILIEILTGRMDPSDEASLTTMTPIVLLATNLSLAALIPVSMLLQRWLFGVRMGAMSSIAGWFRWRWLGRVALVMVPVFLVYIGVTFALDPSGEVRFDGEVWLYLAIVLLTTPLQSAGEEYGFRGLVQRSVGSWFRSTRVALVVGAVISSSLFALAHLAEDPWLIAYYFVFGLSAPLSARHTGGLEAPVLIHALNNTLLFIPTVILGQMSQSFDRSAGTGGPFMLLPMAVVLGSALLTGWWARRHRVETVAPRPLTAKEERRERERAWWEQERQRQASLAAWSAPTGPAAPSA, from the coding sequence ATGAGCGCACAGGAGCCCACGACCCCCGACCTGCCCCCGGCAACCGGTATCCCGATCGCGCCGCCCGTCGTCCCCGGCGCTCCTCCCGCCGCCGGCGGGGCCGGAGCACCCGGCGCGACGCCCGGCGCGTTCCCGCCCGAGCTCCCGCCGCTCCCCGAGCGCCCGCCCGTCCCGTACCACCACGGCCTCCGCGACACGGGCGGCCCCTGGCGCGGGATCCTCGCGCTCGTGCTGTTCGGCGTCGCCTTCCTCGTGCTCTCCCTCGTCTTCGGCGGCGCCGCGATCCTCATCGAGATCCTCACGGGCCGGATGGACCCGTCCGACGAGGCATCCCTCACGACCATGACGCCGATCGTCCTGCTCGCCACGAACCTGTCGCTCGCCGCCCTGATCCCCGTCTCGATGCTCCTGCAGCGCTGGCTGTTCGGCGTCCGGATGGGCGCGATGTCCTCCATCGCCGGCTGGTTCCGCTGGCGTTGGCTCGGCCGGGTCGCGCTCGTGATGGTGCCCGTCTTCCTCGTCTACATCGGCGTCACGTTCGCGCTCGACCCCTCGGGCGAGGTCCGGTTCGACGGCGAGGTCTGGCTCTACCTGGCCATCGTCCTGCTCACCACCCCGCTGCAGTCGGCGGGCGAGGAGTACGGGTTCCGCGGCCTCGTCCAGCGCTCCGTCGGATCCTGGTTCCGCAGCACCCGCGTCGCCCTCGTCGTCGGCGCGGTGATCTCCAGCTCGCTCTTCGCCCTCGCCCACCTCGCCGAGGACCCGTGGCTCATCGCCTACTACTTCGTCTTCGGCCTGTCGGCGCCCCTCTCGGCGCGGCACACGGGCGGCCTCGAGGCGCCCGTCCTCATCCACGCGCTCAACAACACGCTCCTGTTCATCCCCACGGTGATCCTCGGCCAGATGTCCCAGAGCTTCGACCGCAGCGCCGGCACCGGCGGACCGTTCATGCTCCTGCCCATGGCCGTCGTGCTGGGATCCGCGCTGCTCACCGGCTGGTGGGCCCGCCGTCACCGCGTGGAGACGGTCGCGCCCCGCCCGCTCACCGCGAAGGAGGAGCGGCGGGAGCGGGAGCGGGCGTGGTGGGAGCAGGAGCGGCAGCG